From the genome of Vicia villosa cultivar HV-30 ecotype Madison, WI linkage group LG2, Vvil1.0, whole genome shotgun sequence, one region includes:
- the LOC131648584 gene encoding protein FAR1-RELATED SEQUENCE 5-like: MDIVQYIRYVCNKHGFKHGSRADLKNKINSDTPVLIEYQKEKELPEERTGCPASISLKYDSNVKGYHIYKWNVTHNHPLHKPEHSHYLRTAREISEPKKQLAIINSKSGMSVRSSFQVMRQIAGGSKNLGYCFQDLKNFLTTVRQKEMVIGDATIIQEYLRNEALRNPSFYYDIQVDSEENIASIFWSDAIMQQDYELFGDLISFDITYRTNTEYRPLAPFLGFDNHHKSVLFGCALLYDETSASFDWLFTTFLKCMKNKKPITIYTDQACALMKSVPNIFPDVFHGLCSWHMGENAKSNLGSRCNGAFLDELHHLVSNVDDEAEFDFNWNKMLQNCFGGKATSEFTWLVQIHRNRTQWSSAWVKSHFTVGLKTTQLSESFNAFLRHFLQPDHSLVQFFIHFNVMVEKMRDNHADCDFKAANTRPRNNYPNSQLMRSVVAKYTPASFAFIHKQYDLSFKYYYEEDTSRSSISNRVFKVFTIQLVRDADEMDFDNDAAANVYMLVEEVPENLLPNDQDPLRLDERVVNVDIGNKIFYLYMSDVRESGILMSPCFQDIRLLREFCPIPVLEVHT; the protein is encoded by the exons ATGGACATTGTGCAATATATCCGTTATGTTTGTAACAAGCATGGTTTCAAGCACGGAAGTCGGGCGGATCTTAAGAACAAGATAAACTCGGATACTCCTGTTCTCATTGAATATCAGAAAGAGAAAGAACTTCCCGAGGAAAGGACTGGTTGCCCAGCTAGTATTTCGTTGAAGTATGATTCCAATGTTAAAGGTTATCACATATACAAATGGAATGTTACTCATAACCACCCTCTCCATAAACCCGAGCATTCGCATTACTTGAGAACGGCTCGAGAGATTAGTGAGCCTAAAAAACAACTTGCTATAATAAATTCAAAATCAGGCATGTCTGTAAGATCCTCCTTTCAAGTTATGCGTCAAATAGCTGGTGGTTCGAAGAACCTTGGGTATTGCTTCCAAGATTTAAAGAACTTTCTCACCACTGTTCGACAAAAGGAAATGGTCATTGGTGATGCAACTATTATCCAAGAATATCTTAGAAACGAAGCTTTGAGGAACCCATCATTTTATTATGATAtccaagtagattctgaagagaaCATAGCTAGTATTTTCTGGTCAGATGCAATCATGCAGCAAGACTATGAATTATTTGGTGATCTCATCAGTTTCGACATAACTTATCGAACAAATACGGAGTATCGCCCATTAG CTCCGTTCCTTGGATTTGACAACCACCATAAGAGTGTATTATTTGGTTGTGCCCTGCTCTACGATGAGACTTCAGCAAGTTTTGATTGGTTGTTTACCACTTTCCTGAAGTGCATGAAAAATAAGAAACCCATTACAATTTATACAGACCAAGCTTGTGCTTTGATGAAGTCAGTTCCAAACATCTTCCCCGATGTCTTCcatgggttgtgttcttggcacaTGGGGGAGAATGCAAAGTCCAACTTAGGCTCTCGTtgcaatggtgcatttcttgacgaACTACATCACTTGGTTTCGAATGTTGATGATGAGGCAGAGTTTGACTTCAATTGGAATAAGATGCTTCAAAATTGTTTTGGTGGTAAAGCCACTTCTGAATTTACTTGGCTTGTCCAGATTCATCGTAATCGTACTCAATGGTCTTCTGCTTGGGTGAAATCACACTTCACTGTCGGTTTGAAGACCACACAGTTAAGTGAGTCGTTCAATGCCTTTCTTCGCCACTTTCTTCAGCCAGACCACTCACTTGTGcaattctttatccatttcaatGTTATGGTTGAGAAAATGCGAGATAATCATGCTGATTGTGATTTCAAGGCTGCCAATACTAGGCCAAGAAACAATTATCCCAACAGCCAACTCATGAGGTCCGTTGTCGCCAAGTATACTCCAGCATcatttgcattcattcacaagCAATATGATCTTTCTTTCAAATATTATTATGAGGAGGACACGTCAAGAAGTTCAATTTCTAATAGAGTTTTCAAAGTGTTCACAATTCAACTTGTTCGTGATGCCGATGAGATGGATTTTGATAACGATGCCGCTGCGAATGTTTATATGTTGGTCGAAGAAGTTCCAGAAAACCTTCTTCCTAATGATCAAGATCCTTTGCGACTTGATGAGAGGGTTGTTAATGTAGATATTGGGAACAAGATTTTTTACTTGTACATGTCGGATGTTCGAGAATCGGGGATTCTTATGTCGCCATGTTTTCAAGATATTAGACTTCTTAGGGAGTTTTGTCCAATACCAGTCCTTGAAGTCCATACCTGA